The genome window TCCGCGTGCCGTTGTGGTGGAGGCTGCGGCAGATGTCCGTGCAGAACGCCTCCATTGTGCTCTGGCTGATCGCGAGCGACCCCGGATAGTCCCGCATCTTGTCGTCCTCGCCGTACGTCAGCGTCGGCAGGATCATCATCCCCGTTTGCCTGCCGACGCGGTCGGCAATCGCGTCGACGGAGATCGCGTCGATGCCGATCGGGCTCGGGCCATGCCCGTGCAGCGTGCCGACCGGCAGGATCACCGTGTCGGACCGGCGGAACGCTTCCTGCGCTTCCATCCACGACATGTCTTGCAACCGGTACTTGGGCATGATCGAGGCACCCCCCCGAGGAAATTAATCCGCTCGGGTGCACCCGGGCGGACCGGCGACTTCACTGTTGTCCTGATGATGGCTTCGCGGCGGCCCTTGCCGATCCATCCCGGCCGGCAGCGATCGCGACTAACGCCGGCCGAGCCACCGGTGGTACTGGTCGGGCAGCGCAAAATAGACGGCGAGCAGGCCGCACATCAACAACCCCGCGAGGGGACGGAGTAACCCGACGCCCAGCGCTGCGATGTAGGCCACCAGCCCGGCGTTGTAGGCGCGGGTGATCGCCGCGACGAGCCTCGGATCGGCATCCGGCGCAAGCAGCCGGTCGTTTCCGCTCGCGTAGCGCCACAGCACGTTCCAGATGGTGGCGATGAAAATGAACGTCCCCGTGTACACGGCCGCCGACACCCGTTCGCCGTGCCCGACGTAGGCCGCGACCAGCGCGGTGGGAAACGGCAGGAACGTGATGCCGAGCAAGAGGAGGCCGTTCAGCACGAGGAGCGTGTGATCGGTGCGGCGGATCAGCGTAAAGTTCAGGTGATGGTTGATCCACATGATGCCGACCGTCGCGAAGCTCGTCACAAACGCGAGGTACGCCGGCCACTGCCGCAGCAGCGCCTGCCACAGCGGCGGACCGCCCGCGGCGGCGGGCGGGACCTTAAGATCGAGCACCAGCAGGGTCATGGCGATCGCGAAGACGCCGTCGCTGAACGCCTCGAGGCGCGACGTCTCCATGACAGGCGACAGGGGCGGCCCCCGTCGGTCGCCGGGCGTCGGCCCGCTCACCGGCAGCCTGTCAGGCCCCCGTCGATGATCAGTCCCGAGCCCATCGCGAACCGCGACTCATCGCTCGCCAGAAACAGCGCGGCGGCCGCGATATCTTCCGGCCTGCCCAGGTCGCCCGAGAGCTGCCGCGCCTTGACGTTGGCGAGGCCCTGCGCGTAGTCCGGGTACGACTCGCGCAGGTACCGTTCGACGAACGGGGTCAAGATCGTGCCCGGCAGCAGCGCGTTGACCCTGATGTTGTACGGCGCGTAGTCCACCTGCATCGACCGCGTCATCGCGAGCACGGCGCCCTTGGACGCGGAGTACGACGCCCGGCGCGCCAGCCCCATCTCCGCGATCGCCGACGACATGTTGATGATCGAGCCGGCGCGCTGCGCCATCATCGCCGGGACGACCGCCCGGCTCATCAGAAAAACGCCGCGGACGTTGACGTTCATGACACGGTCCCACAGATCGAGCGGCGTGTCGTGCACCGCGCCGATCCCGGCGACGCCCGCGTTGTTGAACAGCACGTCGATGCGCGTCCATCGCTCGAGGGTCCGCGCCGCCGTGCGCCCGCACGCGGACGGGTCGGTCACGTCGGTCGGGGCCGCGAGGGCCTCGCCCCCCGCGGCCCCGATCTCTTCGGCGACGCGCCCGCCGGCCTCCGCGTCCACGTCGGCCACCACCACCCGGGCTCCCTCGCGCGCGAACAGGAGCGCACTCGCGCGCCCGATCCCCGAGCCGGCGCCGGTGATGACGC of bacterium contains these proteins:
- a CDS encoding TMEM175 family protein; this encodes METSRLEAFSDGVFAIAMTLLVLDLKVPPAAAGGPPLWQALLRQWPAYLAFVTSFATVGIMWINHHLNFTLIRRTDHTLLVLNGLLLLGITFLPFPTALVAAYVGHGERVSAAVYTGTFIFIATIWNVLWRYASGNDRLLAPDADPRLVAAITRAYNAGLVAYIAALGVGLLRPLAGLLMCGLLAVYFALPDQYHRWLGRR
- a CDS encoding glucose 1-dehydrogenase, which produces MRLAGKVCVITGAGSGIGRASALLFAREGARVVVADVDAEAGGRVAEEIGAAGGEALAAPTDVTDPSACGRTAARTLERWTRIDVLFNNAGVAGIGAVHDTPLDLWDRVMNVNVRGVFLMSRAVVPAMMAQRAGSIINMSSAIAEMGLARRASYSASKGAVLAMTRSMQVDYAPYNIRVNALLPGTILTPFVERYLRESYPDYAQGLANVKARQLSGDLGRPEDIAAAALFLASDESRFAMGSGLIIDGGLTGCR